A genomic region of Kribbella sp. NBC_00382 contains the following coding sequences:
- the menD gene encoding 2-succinyl-5-enolpyruvyl-6-hydroxy-3-cyclohexene-1-carboxylic-acid synthase — protein sequence MNPSTAFATVVVDELIRSGVREAVLAPGSRSTPLALALAAADRDGRLRLHVRIDERTAGFLAIGLIRGTGLPVPVVTTSGTAVANLHPAVLEASHSGLPLIVLSADRPPELRGTGANQTTDQLKVFGDAVRLFHELGTPSKQVGQVAYWRSQIARAVSTAVGARTADPGPVHLNCPLVEPLVPTGDGDWPEPLDGRTTGPWTSVHATGAQPSAVAPGPKTVVVAGDGASQAARLAAEAGNWPLFAEPSSRARTGPAVISSYRLLLAATSQAATSSAATSSAAAAAPTSSAVTASPALSSLGAEIERVIVFGHPTLSRPVSKLLARPDVEVIVVAPTGLWPDAAHRAASVVTGLEVIGSDQTDWLDRWQHADQLARAAMDKVFAGGLSGPVIAAVLGEVVGADGMLVVASSNPVRDLDLAPVVPIRTVANRGLAGIDGTLSTAVGAALANAGATYALVGDLAFLHDSNGLVIGPAEPRPDLRIVVLNDNGGGIFATLEQGGGDHADYFERVFGTPHNVDLAALCAATGTPHQLVETADQLREVLARTVAGIDVVEVKVDRSTHRDLHAELHQAISQL from the coding sequence ATGAACCCGTCCACGGCATTCGCGACTGTGGTGGTCGACGAGCTGATCAGGTCCGGCGTGCGGGAGGCGGTGCTGGCTCCTGGCTCACGTAGTACGCCACTGGCTCTCGCGCTGGCCGCTGCTGACCGGGACGGGCGACTGCGTCTGCATGTGCGCATCGACGAACGTACTGCGGGCTTCCTGGCGATCGGCTTGATCCGTGGGACGGGTCTGCCGGTGCCGGTGGTGACGACCTCCGGTACTGCGGTCGCGAACCTCCACCCGGCAGTACTAGAGGCGTCCCACAGCGGCCTGCCTCTCATCGTGCTGAGTGCGGACCGCCCGCCGGAGCTGCGGGGGACCGGCGCCAACCAGACCACCGACCAGCTCAAGGTGTTCGGTGATGCTGTTCGCCTGTTCCACGAGCTCGGTACGCCGAGCAAGCAGGTCGGCCAAGTCGCCTACTGGCGCTCGCAGATCGCACGCGCGGTGTCGACCGCTGTCGGCGCGCGTACCGCCGACCCGGGCCCGGTCCACCTCAACTGCCCACTAGTCGAGCCGCTGGTCCCAACTGGCGATGGAGACTGGCCGGAGCCGCTCGATGGCCGCACCACCGGCCCCTGGACAAGCGTCCACGCCACCGGAGCCCAGCCGTCCGCCGTAGCCCCCGGCCCGAAGACGGTTGTAGTCGCAGGCGACGGCGCCTCCCAAGCCGCACGCCTAGCCGCCGAGGCAGGCAACTGGCCCCTCTTCGCCGAACCATCCAGCCGGGCGAGAACCGGACCGGCCGTCATCTCGTCCTACCGTTTGTTGCTGGCAGCAACATCTCAGGCGGCGACGTCATCCGCGGCGACGTCATCCGCAGCGGCGGCTGCGCCGACGTCTTCCGCGGTGACGGCTTCGCCCGCGCTGTCTTCGCTCGGGGCGGAGATCGAGCGGGTGATCGTGTTCGGGCATCCGACGTTGTCGCGGCCGGTCTCCAAGCTGCTCGCTCGTCCTGATGTCGAGGTGATCGTGGTCGCGCCGACCGGCCTCTGGCCCGACGCCGCTCACCGTGCGGCTTCGGTCGTCACCGGCCTTGAGGTGATCGGCTCCGATCAGACCGATTGGCTGGACCGTTGGCAGCATGCCGACCAATTGGCCCGAGCCGCCATGGACAAGGTGTTTGCCGGTGGGCTCTCAGGACCAGTGATTGCGGCCGTACTCGGTGAAGTCGTCGGAGCCGACGGCATGCTCGTCGTCGCCTCCTCCAATCCCGTGCGGGATCTCGATCTGGCTCCGGTCGTTCCGATCCGTACGGTGGCCAACCGTGGGCTGGCGGGGATCGACGGCACGCTCTCTACCGCCGTGGGCGCTGCACTGGCTAATGCGGGTGCGACGTACGCGCTGGTTGGTGATCTGGCCTTTCTGCATGACAGCAACGGGCTGGTGATCGGGCCTGCCGAGCCTCGCCCGGATCTGCGGATCGTGGTGCTCAACGACAACGGCGGAGGTATCTTCGCCACGCTTGAGCAGGGTGGTGGCGACCATGCCGACTACTTCGAGCGTGTCTTCGGCACACCGCACAACGTCGACCTCGCAGCACTCTGCGCCGCCACCGGCACGCCACACCAGCTGGTGGAGACAGCAGACCAACTGCGCGAAGTACTGGCCCGCACAGTCGCCGGTATCGACGTAGTAGAGGTCAAGGTCGATCGCTCCACTCACCGCGACCTCCACGCCGAACTACATCAGGCGATTAGCCAGCTGTAG